The stretch of DNA TTGCCATCCTTAGACTGCGTTTCAGCAGTCGCTTCTTTCGCATGCGGCGACTCCGTGTCGCCCGGGCCATCATCCTGTGCGACTTCCTTATGCGGCGACTCCGTGTCACCCGGGCGATCTTGCGCGACTTCCCTCGATCCGGTGTCCCCATCCTCCTTTGGAGGCAGGGTCTTGCCGTAGACAAGCTCGGCCACCTCGTCCCGGGTGAGGGAATCGCGTTCCAGCAGGGCTTTTGACACCGCGTGCAACTGCGGCTCGTAGTCCCTGAGCAGCTTGTCCACGCGTTCGCCGGCCTCAGTCACAAAACGCTGGATCTCCTGGTCGATGCTGTGGGCGGTCGTCTCGCTATAGTTCGCCTGGCTTGCGATGTCCCGGCCGAGGAAGACCTCGTGTTCCTTCTCGCCCAGGGCCGTGGCGCCCAGTTCCTCGCTCATCCCCCAGTCGCATACCATGTGCCGGGCGATGCGGGTGACCTGCTCGATGTCGTTCTGCGCGCCGGAAGTGACCTCGCCGAAGACAATCTGCTCGGCCGCCCGGCCACCCAGCGCCGCGGCCATGGTGCCCAGGCAATACGACCGGGACTGGAGGTAGCGCTCTTCCGGCAGCGGGATGGTAACACCCAGGCCCCGGCCCTGCGGCAGGATCGACACCTTGTGCAGCGGATCGATTTCTTCGATGAGTTCGAAGGCGAGGGCGTGGCCGGCCTCGTGGTAGGCCACGATCTCCCGTTCCTTGTCGCTGATCACGAGTTGGCGCTTCGAGCCCATCATGATTTTTTCTTTTGCTTCCTCGAAGTCGTCGTTCGTCACGGTGGCGTGGTCGTATCTTGCCGCGATGAGCGCGGCCTCGTTCACCATGTTGGCCAGGTCCGCGCCGACCATGCCGGGCACGCCCCTGGCCAGTACGTCGAGTTTCACCGAATCGTCGAGGGGGATATTGCGACTCTTTACGTGGATCTCCAGGATCTTCTCCCGTCCCACCACGTCGGGCCGGTCCACGACGATATGCCGGTCGAAGCGGCCGGGGCGAAGTAGCGCGGGATCGAGCACGTCCGGACGGTTCGTCGCGCCGATCACGATGATGGAGTCGGTTTTCTCGAAGCCGTCCAGCCCGACCAGCAACTGGTTCAGGGTCTGCTCCCGCTCGTCGTGCCCGCCGCCGAGTCCGGCGCCCCGGTGACGGCCGATGGCGTCGATTTCATCGATGAAGATGATACACGGAGCGTTCTGGCGGGCCTGTTCGAATAGATCGCGCACGCGGGAAGCGCCGACTCCGACGAACATCTCCACGAAGTCCGAGCCGCTCATGCTGAAGAAGGGCACGCCCGCCTCACCGGCGACGGCCTTGGCGAGCAGGGTCTTCCCCGTGCCCGGCGGGCCCAGCAGCAGGGCCCCCTTCGGTATGCGGCCCCCCAGGGCGTGGAACTTGTCCGGATTCTTCAGGAATTCCACGATCTCCTGCAGGTCGCGCTTGGCTTCGAGCACGCCGGCCACGTCGGCGAAGGTGATGGAAGGCCGGTCTTCCACGATCATCTTGGCCCGGCTCTTGCCGAAGGAGAACATGCCGCGCTGGCCCGACTGCATCTGGCGCAGGATGAATATCCAGAACCCGATCAGCAGCAGCCAGGGGAGGGCGGCGATGAGGTAACCCACCCAGTTGGTGGCCTCCGGTTCGGCCGTAACCATGACGTTCCTGGCCATGAGATCGGCCACCAGTTCCGGGTCGTCGAAGGGGATGTATACCTTGAATTCGCGAACGCTCTGGTTCGTGCCCTCGACATTCGTGGACAAGTTCTGACGCAGCGTGCCCGTGATCAGCTTCTCGGTAATGGTGACCTGCTCGATGTTGTCGGATTCAAGAAACTGCTGGAACTGCGTGTACGACACGGTAACAGCGTTATCTCCCCGCCTGGGAAGGAGCTGGGCCGCCATAAGAAAAAACAGGAAGAGGACGAGCCAGATGAGGATCGAACGGTTCTTCTTCGTCTTGTCGGGCTGAGGCTGCCGTTCGTTTCGGGGCGGGGGTTGTCTTTCGCTTTGGGGCGGGGGTTGATTCCGGTCCTGCGGCGGTCGGGACATATCTGGTTGAAGACCTCGGTTCGTTCCAGGGGGTTGGAGTAGACTTTAGAAGCCGGTGCACAGCGGCGCGGCGACGATCAGGTGGCGTAGATCCAGGCCGCCCTCTGCGGGGGACTGGGACCAGTCCCTGAACATGCTCCGCAGCTTGCTTCGCGCTTCCGACAACCTGCGTTTCACGGTGCCCACGGGAACGTTCATTCGCATGCTGACCTCGTCACAGGTATACCCGGTGAAATAGTACATGGCCACGGTCCGCCTGAGCGCCTGCGAGAGCGTCTTCACCGCTTTCCGCACCCGGCGGCTGTTTGCCCGTTTGAGGTGCTCGTCGCCCGGCCAGGCGCTTTCCTCCGGCCGGACTTCCGGCCAGACCGTTTCCTGGTTCTTCCGGTCGCCAACGTGGGCGAGGCATCGGTTACGCGCAATGGCGTGCAGCCACTGCGGAAACCGCTCCGGGTCGCGCAGGGACGACAGCCGCTGGTACACGGAGAGCCAGATATCCTGTACGATATCCTGCTCATCCTGGCGGTTCCTGACCATGGATCCTACGATACGTTTGATCTCCCGGTCATACCGTTTAACCAGCTTTTCGAAATCGTCCGGGCAGCCGTTCAGCACGCTTTCGATGATGAGTCCGTCCGCCGTATGCGCCATTTCGGGTATCCTGCGTTTGGGGCTCGATTGTCCGTGAAGTGCGGGTAGCGCCGTCTACTATATAAAGAGGCCCCGGAACGGAAAATGGTTCGGTTTTTTTTACACCGATCCAACCCGCCGGTAATATACCTGTTAAACGCGTCCTCGTCAAGCAGCGTCGGAAGCCTGCGCCGGTCCGGATATCACGCGGATTTCGCGGGTCAGACCGATCAGGCCGACGAGATTGGGAAACATCATGCAGGCGACCATGATATCGCCTAGGTCCCAGATGATCCGGGCCTCGTACACGGCCCCGAAAAAGGCGGCCGCGCACCAAGTGATCCGGATGCCCAGCACGACGCCCCGGGAGTCCGTCACGAACCGCAGGCCCTGCTCGGCATAGTAGGACCAGGTGACCATCGTCGTGAATCCGAACATCAGGGAGCAGAGCGCGACGATGGCTCCGCCGAAGGGAATGGTGGTGTTGAGCGCGGAAGCCACGAGGGCGGTACTGATTTCACCATTGTGCCACACGCCGGCGATAACCACGGTTACCGCGGTCATGGAGCACACCACGATCGTGTCTATGAATACCCCGATCATCGATATGTACCCCTGCCGCACAGGGTTGTTCGTCTGCGCGGCGCTGTGGGCGATCCCCGCGCTTCCGAGGCCGGCCTCGCTGGAAATGACGCCGCGGCGGATGCCGTACTGAATCGTCCGGGACACCGTGGCCCCGGCGAATCCCCCGATGGCCGCGACCGGAGTGAAGGCGCTTTCCACGATCAGCCAGAGGGTCGCCGGCAGCGCGCTGAAATGGGTGATTACGACGTAGATCACGCTGGCGGCGTAGACGATCACCATCGTGGGCACGAGCCTTTCCGCGACCAGGCCGATGCGCTTGATCCCGCCGATGATGACCACGGCCAGTATGAGCGCCAGCAGGCCTCCGGTGATCCAGGTGGCCACGTTGAACTGGGTGTCCAGCACCAAGGCGATGGAGTTCGCCTGGCCAATGTTTCCCCCGCCCAGGCCGCCCAGCGTGGCGCAGAGGGCAAAAATCGCGCCGATGGTGGGCAGGTTCAGCCCTTCCTTCAGATAGGACATGGGGCCGCCGAGCATGAGGCCGTCCCGGGTCTTGCCCCGGTACCGTAGGGCCAGCACGGTTTCCGCGTACTTCGTCGCCATGCCCAGGGGCGCCATGGCCGCCATCCAGAAGGCCGCGCCCGGGCCGCCGACCGCGATGGCCGTCGCCACGCCCGCGATATTCCCGTTGCCGATTGTCGCCGCCATGGCGGTGGTCAGCGCCTGGAAAGGCGAAATGTCTCCGGACTCCTGTTCGCCCTTGTCCCGCCGCAGGGCGCCCCGCATGACGAGGCCGACGGCCGTGCCGAACTTTCGGAACTGGACCCCTCTGCTGGCCACGGTGAGCATGAGTCCCAGGACGGCGAGGACACCGATCGTCCAGGGTCCCCACATGAAATCGGATATCGCACGCAGGACGGCATCCATGGCGTACCTCTTTCGCTGTCGACGTGAGGTTGATGTGTTGGAAACATCGATGAGTCAGTTCAGGTTTAATCTACTGCGGTTCATGGAGCATACAAGGCGAAAGTCTCCACCGCTACACGCCTGGCGCCCTGTTTATGTTGTCACCCGGAATGGGGCGTTTTATCTTCCATGTTCGCATCCTCCACAGTTGAAACGGAGTTTTCATGGCCGACCGTTCGTATGGTGTACTGCTGGTCAGCTTCAGCAAGCACAGCCATCAGAGCAGTTTCGTTCCCGCCTTCGTGGAACATCCCCGCATCCGCATTGTCGGGGTCGCGGACGACGCGGATATCGATCCCTATCTCAAGCCGCTGAATCGGACCTGGGCCGAGCAGTTGGAGGTACCTTTTTTCGAAGGTGTCGAGGCGGCCGTTCAGCGGGACGACGTCGACATCGTGAGCATCGGTCACGAGATCGAACGTCGTGCCGATATCGCCATGCTCGCGGCCGGCGCGGGCAAGCATCTGTGGATCGACAAGTTCATCGGTGCCGATATGCCGGAGTGTCGCGCCGTGGTCGACTCCGTAAGCAGATCGGATGTCACAACCATCATTCCCAGTTATGTTTACAACGATCTTGTCAACCAAATCAAAAGGATGATTGACTCGGGATTCCTGGGTGAATTGACGGCGATGCATGTTGACATTCTCTTTGGCAAAGGGATACCCAGGCCCATATCGGATGAGAAGCGAAAACCCGGTTTTCTGCCACCGGGACGCTGGAAGTTTCCCGACATCAAGCGCGAGATCCTCACGGTCGGCGCCTATGCCGTGGCGCTGGTGCAGCAGTGCTTCGATCCCATCGTCGAAGTGTACGGCCAGGGCGGTGCCTACTTCTTCCCGGAACACGCCGCACACGGCGCGGACGACTTCGGGACGCTGTCCCTCGTGGACCGGTCGGGCCGGGTGGCCACTATTTCCGCCGGGCGGAACGGCATCGCGTCTCATGGCGCCGGGGGACCGAACCAGGCTTTTCTGTTCGGCACGAAGGGCACGGGTAGGATCGACGGTAAGCGTCCCGGCATCGATTCCCATCTCAGAAACCGCATCGTGGACGGCGATTACAGCATCGACTCCGAGGACCCCATGCAGTGGCACAGCGGTCCACCGACGCTTTTAACCTCCACGGGGCTGGAATTCACCCGCGCCGCCCTGGATGACCTGGTTCACGCGCTGGACACCGGCGCGGGAACGCGTTTCACCGTTCGAGACGCGCGGGACCACATGGAAGTCCTGCTGGCAGTGTACGAATCCATCGTACGAGACCGTCCCGTCCGTCTGCCCCTACGCGGCGAGGAGGCGGCGTGAAACGTATTGAGGGACTGGTTATCGGCAGCCGCCAGGACTCTGAACTCTATCGGGAGGATATCGAAAGGCGGGACGGGGTGGTATTCGCCCTGCCGAACGGGGGTTCGAAAGGCGGTGCTCCGGGCGGGGGAAATGGTGCGGTTCGGAGCCTGGAGACGGCACGGGACGCCCTTCGCGCCTACCTGCCCCGCCAAGCCCTTTTTCTCTCGCCCTACCGGGACATGGCCGCAGATGCGGCGAACCTTTTGGAAAACGGTGTCGACGTGCGATCAGCCGGTCCGCTGCCCTTCCGGAGCCGTGAACCCGGAATACCCATCACGGACATTCACCGGGCCGATCCCGGATTCCCGGCGATGCTGGAAGCGAGCCGCCACGCCGATTTCGGGGAACCGGTGTATCTTCGTCTGATCACCTCGCCGGAGGGTGGAAAGTGGCAGAAATGGTGGTGTGTCTTCCAGTCATGCCGCAAGGCCGCGGCGCTGCTGGATTCCCCCCTGTGCCGCGTGTACGTAGCCGCGGCGGGTACCGCGCCTCGTCTGCACGTGAGCATTACGCTGAAGACGGACCGCAGTTCCACCGGTCATCTGCTGGTGGCGCCCAACGGGTCCAGGCTGCAGGACGACTTGTTTTTGGTCGGAACGGGTGGTACGCTGGCGGACGATCCCCTGCTCAATCAGCCGGGCATGTACGGGAAATCGGACTATCGCATGTTGACGAGGCCGACCCGGCGCCGTCTGGCCGATCTGTGGGGGAATGAGGCCCTGGTCACCCTGACCGCCGCCGAACGGCATTTCTATCATGAGCTTCTCCGTGCGATCGGCGATTCGTCGCGGTCGCGGAGCGGCATCTGCCTGGAATACCCCGCGGCCTGATCGATTCGGGACTATGTTTGTGCGCACGGGTGCGTTTCTAAGGACGACACGATACTATGACCGTCATTTCCCCATCCGCTGCCGGCGTCGAATCGGAACAGGCCACCCCGGCGTCTCTGCCCTTCTTGCGGCGCATGCTGAGGCACCGCATGGTCTGCGCGGGCGGCGGCCTGGTCCTTTTCCTCGTGATCTTGGCCCTGGCTGCACCGGCCCTCACCGCGCTGGGTTATCTGCAAGACCCCATGCAACAGTTGGCCGACGGCCTTGATGCCGACGGGTTGCCCATCCCGCCCGGCGACCGGTTTCTGCTCGGCACGGACCATCTCGGACGGGATATGCTGGCCCGCTTGGTGCACGGCACCCGCATCTCCCTGCTCGTCGGCATCGTGGCCATGCTCATCGCCGTTTGCGTCGGGGTGACCGTGGGCATGCTCGCAGGATACCATGGCGGCTGGGTCAATACCCTGCTCATGCGCGGGACCGACGTCATGCTGACGATCCCCGGACTGCTTCTGGCCATCGCCTTTGCCGGACTGATGGACGGACGCGTGATCCATCTTCACCCCGAATCCCTCGACTGGCACGTACTGGATATCACGCTGAAACGCGGACTGTTCAGTGTGTTCCTCGTCATCGGGCTCGTCAGCTGGACCTGGATCGCCCGGACCATTCGGGGCCAGGTTCTGATCCTGAAGACCCGGGAGTTTGTCACGTCATCCCGGGCCGTAGGCTGTTCGGACGTCCGCATCATGGTCCGGCATCTTCTTCCCAATGTCTTGCCCCTGATCATCGTGCTCGGATCCCTGGCCACGGCGAACACGGTATTGCTCGACGCCGGTTTGAGTTATCTCGGGGTCGGCGTGCCGCCGCCCGCGCCGTCGTGGGGCACCATGATCGCGGAAGGACAGCCCTATTTCATCGT from Gemmatimonadota bacterium encodes:
- a CDS encoding Gfo/Idh/MocA family oxidoreductase → MADRSYGVLLVSFSKHSHQSSFVPAFVEHPRIRIVGVADDADIDPYLKPLNRTWAEQLEVPFFEGVEAAVQRDDVDIVSIGHEIERRADIAMLAAGAGKHLWIDKFIGADMPECRAVVDSVSRSDVTTIIPSYVYNDLVNQIKRMIDSGFLGELTAMHVDILFGKGIPRPISDEKRKPGFLPPGRWKFPDIKREILTVGAYAVALVQQCFDPIVEVYGQGGAYFFPEHAAHGADDFGTLSLVDRSGRVATISAGRNGIASHGAGGPNQAFLFGTKGTGRIDGKRPGIDSHLRNRIVDGDYSIDSEDPMQWHSGPPTLLTSTGLEFTRAALDDLVHALDTGAGTRFTVRDARDHMEVLLAVYESIVRDRPVRLPLRGEEAA
- a CDS encoding sodium:alanine symporter family protein, with the protein product MDAVLRAISDFMWGPWTIGVLAVLGLMLTVASRGVQFRKFGTAVGLVMRGALRRDKGEQESGDISPFQALTTAMAATIGNGNIAGVATAIAVGGPGAAFWMAAMAPLGMATKYAETVLALRYRGKTRDGLMLGGPMSYLKEGLNLPTIGAIFALCATLGGLGGGNIGQANSIALVLDTQFNVATWITGGLLALILAVVIIGGIKRIGLVAERLVPTMVIVYAASVIYVVITHFSALPATLWLIVESAFTPVAAIGGFAGATVSRTIQYGIRRGVISSEAGLGSAGIAHSAAQTNNPVRQGYISMIGVFIDTIVVCSMTAVTVVIAGVWHNGEISTALVASALNTTIPFGGAIVALCSLMFGFTTMVTWSYYAEQGLRFVTDSRGVVLGIRITWCAAAFFGAVYEARIIWDLGDIMVACMMFPNLVGLIGLTREIRVISGPAQASDAA
- a CDS encoding sigma-70 family RNA polymerase sigma factor, producing the protein MAHTADGLIIESVLNGCPDDFEKLVKRYDREIKRIVGSMVRNRQDEQDIVQDIWLSVYQRLSSLRDPERFPQWLHAIARNRCLAHVGDRKNQETVWPEVRPEESAWPGDEHLKRANSRRVRKAVKTLSQALRRTVAMYYFTGYTCDEVSMRMNVPVGTVKRRLSEARSKLRSMFRDWSQSPAEGGLDLRHLIVAAPLCTGF
- the ftsH gene encoding ATP-dependent zinc metalloprotease FtsH; protein product: MSRPPQDRNQPPPQSERQPPPRNERQPQPDKTKKNRSILIWLVLFLFFLMAAQLLPRRGDNAVTVSYTQFQQFLESDNIEQVTITEKLITGTLRQNLSTNVEGTNQSVREFKVYIPFDDPELVADLMARNVMVTAEPEATNWVGYLIAALPWLLLIGFWIFILRQMQSGQRGMFSFGKSRAKMIVEDRPSITFADVAGVLEAKRDLQEIVEFLKNPDKFHALGGRIPKGALLLGPPGTGKTLLAKAVAGEAGVPFFSMSGSDFVEMFVGVGASRVRDLFEQARQNAPCIIFIDEIDAIGRHRGAGLGGGHDEREQTLNQLLVGLDGFEKTDSIIVIGATNRPDVLDPALLRPGRFDRHIVVDRPDVVGREKILEIHVKSRNIPLDDSVKLDVLARGVPGMVGADLANMVNEAALIAARYDHATVTNDDFEEAKEKIMMGSKRQLVISDKEREIVAYHEAGHALAFELIEEIDPLHKVSILPQGRGLGVTIPLPEERYLQSRSYCLGTMAAALGGRAAEQIVFGEVTSGAQNDIEQVTRIARHMVCDWGMSEELGATALGEKEHEVFLGRDIASQANYSETTAHSIDQEIQRFVTEAGERVDKLLRDYEPQLHAVSKALLERDSLTRDEVAELVYGKTLPPKEDGDTGSREVAQDRPGDTESPHKEVAQDDGPGDTESPHAKEATAETQSKDGNGVAAVDGSGEEPVTAPGVDETVESSKGR
- a CDS encoding ABC transporter permease; its protein translation is MTVISPSAAGVESEQATPASLPFLRRMLRHRMVCAGGGLVLFLVILALAAPALTALGYLQDPMQQLADGLDADGLPIPPGDRFLLGTDHLGRDMLARLVHGTRISLLVGIVAMLIAVCVGVTVGMLAGYHGGWVNTLLMRGTDVMLTIPGLLLAIAFAGLMDGRVIHLHPESLDWHVLDITLKRGLFSVFLVIGLVSWTWIARTIRGQVLILKTREFVTSSRAVGCSDVRIMVRHLLPNVLPLIIVLGSLATANTVLLDAGLSYLGVGVPPPAPSWGTMIAEGQPYFIVSPHLTVAPGLFIIVAVVGFNLLGQGLQEVLDPYVKEGQGR